One Olsenella sp. oral taxon 807 DNA segment encodes these proteins:
- a CDS encoding 3-isopropylmalate dehydratase small subunit yields MKFEGTAFRYGRDIDTDVIIPARYLNTSDPAELARHCLEDLDTSFVDRVRPGDIIVAEENFGCGSSREHAPVAIKAAGVSVVVAKSFARIFYRNAINIGLPILECPEAVDAVRDGDVISVDADTGAVADKTTGECFSAQPFPPFIQEIINEGGLVNRAKRQVAERRQDKR; encoded by the coding sequence ATGAAGTTCGAGGGAACCGCGTTTCGCTATGGACGTGACATCGACACGGATGTGATCATCCCCGCACGCTACCTCAACACCTCCGACCCGGCCGAGCTCGCGAGGCACTGCCTAGAGGATCTGGACACGAGCTTCGTGGATCGCGTGAGGCCGGGGGACATCATCGTTGCGGAGGAGAACTTTGGTTGCGGCTCCTCCCGCGAGCATGCGCCGGTGGCCATCAAGGCGGCTGGCGTGAGCGTGGTCGTGGCCAAGAGCTTTGCGCGCATCTTCTATCGCAACGCCATTAACATAGGCCTTCCTATCCTGGAGTGCCCGGAGGCGGTCGATGCCGTGCGTGACGGTGACGTTATCTCTGTGGACGCCGATACGGGCGCCGTTGCGGACAAGACCACGGGCGAGTGTTTCTCGGCGCAGCCTTTCCCCCCCTTCATCCAAGAGATTATCAACGAAGGTGGGCTCGTGAATCGCGCCAAGCGGCAGGTGGCTGAGCGGAGACAGGATAAGCGGTAG